The DNA sequence CTGGCGAATTGATAACGGTCCAAAGAAGCGAGGATCTCGTTTGCACGCTCTCCTGATAGATGAACGGACCGGGCGCCCGCGCCATCTGGAAGTTCAGGCGCGTGGACCTTCTCAGCAAGACCGTCCTCAACTGCCTCAATGTCTGCCCACCAGCGAAGCGCCTGCCGAATCGTTGAGAGCTGTTTCTGGAGCGTAATCGGCTTGATCGCGTTGCGACGCCACGCGACAAAGTCCGCGAGGTCACGCCCCGAGAGATCGTTCAAATTGTTGACATCGCGAAGCTCGCACCAGTTGAGGAAGAACCCGAGACGAGTCGTCTCGTTCTGATAGGTGGACTCGACAATACTCGGTTCGCGATAGTTTAGGAAGCGCTCAACGCCCTCCTCTGGGAGTAGAGGATCAAGATCAGTCATTTGTCTGAACTCGCTGATTCTGGCAGATCTTTGTCGCGCGGCTATCGAGGTCTCGCTGACTCGATTCGCCTTCTCTATCTTTTTGTGTGGAATGTCTGTATGGTGTTAACTTCATTTGTGTCTTGAGATGCCACTGATCGTGGCTTAATGGACACATCACAAAGGAGCCGTCAGGCAACGAAATGCCTTTGCTCAGGGAGATAGTAATCCCCAATTGCAGGGTGCTGTCTGTGATGTATCCTGCTGCAGCGACGGGCGTCCTGTGATCTTAGCCAATGACCGGACGTCCGTCGCCAATTGGTGCGAGCAACTTCCTACATCGTTATGCCGCGTTACCGGTTCCTGTCTGGGTCGTACTGCTCCAGCATCTTCCGGAGGAGTTCATCATACGTCTGGCCGCCGCGCTTCGAGCGACGGAGACGATCGCGTGTCCCCCGTGAACACGGTATGCGGGTTTCTGATGCAGTTCGCATGTAGCACTTAACGCGATGATACACGGAATGAAAAGTGTTGTCTGCAAAGGTTTATTTTAAGATAGTATGAAAGAATCATTTGTTTAGTAGAGGAATGTAATAACTTCTCAAAGTGGTGAATCTACCCATGATCAACCCATGTCCAAAATCTATCATACTCGTAAACAACTTCACCACTATTGACGCTTCCACCGTGAGCATCAGCGTGGCAACGTCTACAAAGGGTTGCTAAATTTCCGGGGACTGGTTCACCTGAACTAGAGACGGGACGGATGTGATGGACAACTAATCGCTTGTCCGACTCACAGCGGACACACTCTCCTTGATCAGTCCTTTGGATCACCTGCACCAACTGTGGAGACGCCTGTTGTACTCGTTGTGACTGTGACCACTCTTTCTCCCGCACGAGATTTTCTTTGTCGTCCCAGTAGAACCGTCGTGCGTGTCCAGAACTACAGCCAACGACGCCAGCAACTATTCGCGTAGGGATTGGATAGCGGAACGTGCGTAACAGTCGTTTGATCCGTAGTTC is a window from the Halogeometricum sp. S3BR5-2 genome containing:
- a CDS encoding HNH endonuclease — encoded protein: MNSSADREQLRVRHEALLSKRDDYHNGSAPRGEILSWVARRLEVSFLKDPAVGFSESDGMRYNGGILEIWRDIVLLYLELDSMSREKTDSYELRIKRLLRTFRYPIPTRIVAGVVGCSSGHARRFYWDDKENLVREKEWSQSQRVQQASPQLVQVIQRTDQGECVRCESDKRLVVHHIRPVSSSGEPVPGNLATLCRRCHADAHGGSVNSGEVVYEYDRFWTWVDHG